Below is a genomic region from Miscanthus floridulus cultivar M001 chromosome 1, ASM1932011v1, whole genome shotgun sequence.
AACATTCATGGTCTACAAGCTTCAATTAGCGTTAAAGCTACCAGTTGCAACCGCATCAAGTGTTGGAACAACATTTTCGGCCATGAATTTGTGAAGAACAAGCTAAGAAATAGCATGAGAGATCAATACTTTAATTGTTGCTTCTTTATATTTATTGATAAGTAATTTCTCATACATGCATGTTACATCATTTCTCATTTCCAAAAGCCCTCTTGTCAAGTTATTTTGTAAGTTATTCTTAATTATTAGTTGAGTCTATTTGATTAAAGATTCTATGCTCTTAGGACTATTTAGATGCTGGCGTTCATTTAGAAAATAAAACCCGATGGCAACACTGTACAAATGCTATGATAGCTAGTCAATACTCATGTAACATTCAACAGTAGCAAGAGACTGCAAGAGTTCCAATATATTTTTGTTTTGGAAGATAAAAACGGCAGCAACGACCTCTAACGATCGATGAGAAACAGATTACAACAAGGGGCACAGCAAAAGATGACGATGCATGCATACTCGTAGATAGCCATTACATGTCAGTCAGTTGCATGCTGATCTACCTACTCAAACTACATTCACGAAATCCATTATTCCTGACAAATTCTTGTAACAAAGAAAGCGAAAACCACCAACTCTCAAGGAAAACTCAGTTACACGAACAACACCAAAATGGACTGACACTATTGCTGGGCTATAGCTCCAGCTGCTGTAGCTTGCTCCGAGAAGGAAAACTCAGTGGATTCCACCGCTGCCGGATCCAGACCCagagccgccaccgccaccagagCCGCCTTGggatccgccgccgccaccgccgcccgtgCCGGCACCGATTCCCTCCGCATAACCTGAACCCCAGGAACCGTCGCTGCCTGCCTCACCCTTGCCACCGCCGAGGCCACCTCCAGTTCCGTAGCTTGGAGCTCCTGCTGCGCCACCGCCATGTCCACCGCCAGCACCGGAGCCACCACCAGTAGCATCAGCGGCACCGCCATTGTAGTAGCCATCGGACCCTGGTGCCAATGCCACGCCACTCACACCCTGGCCCTTGCCAACGCCTCCACCGGCTCCAGTACCATAGCCGCCATTGGCACCACCGCCCATGCCTCCACCGGCGCCCTTGCCCTCAGCGTTGGCGTAGTTACCACTGCTGGGGCCAGAGGCTGCAGTCGAACTGCTGCCAGAACCATAGCCGGACCCACCGCCGGACCCGGATCCACCATTGGTGCCACCACCTCcgccctgtcctcctcctccaccgcctgcTATACTGGAGCCGAAATTATTCCACCAGTTCCCGGCACCCTTGCCTATGCCAAAACCTCCGCCGCCGCCAGACCCACCGCCATAGCCACCCCCAGTCGACCCGGAGCCGCCTcccccaccgccacctccacctccggcctctgcatgactaccaagcctaactACCCTCGCTGCATTGGAGAACCCGATGCTCAGGAGGACGGCAAAGCCAAGGGCCACGAGCTTGGTGCTGGTAGCCATTGCCAGTGAGCTCGGTGCAGTGAGTGAGCCGAGGTGGATGATGACCCGCTGCGTTGCATGGGTATTTATAGCTGTGGGGGGTCGTGCATGGACGCGATCTTTCAGAGTTTCCGCGTTGGGCTGGGAGATAGCCGTCTACTGCATGTGCGATGAGATCCGATCAGGAGAGAATTCTGTAATCTGGATGGCACTGTTGACCACAACGATAAAGAAACCATTAGCATCTTGTTCTCTGAGATGCGATTTCTTGAAAAACTAATTTAATTCTGATGCCAGTTGAGTGATGTGGCACTGTAGATGTCTTTGGAATTAATTAGCTTGCAGTTGCTTTGGTTTCTGTTAAAATTAAGAGCCTAATAACGAGAGCTGGAGATTCCCATCGACTACAGTGATACAGTCACACTCCAGGGGACATTACGCCATCTATCTCTGTTGGACTTCAGATTCACGAAACGGAAACTGCAATTAACAGGACAGGACCCAGCTGAACCCTGTGAAACTTCAATCGTTTGCTGCAAGTCACTACTCACAATTCTTCATCAATTTTGGACCTGAAAAAAAACGAATCACATCACGCGACATATTCAGATATTCTACAATAGAAGATGGCATTTACTGCTTGGATTAATTATGAGTTGCTTACTTGCTTCTCGTCGGTGCAGTTTGATCAAGCACAGCATGACAGCTCGAGCCCCTTACACTTCTTCACTGATCGTGCTGTGACCTAGCGAGTAGAGTTCATTTTAAAACCGTTAAGCGGCTCGGCGTGTTTGACTCGTACTTGCTCCACGGCTTCGATGGTCGCGATGCCACCACCCTACGGCGACATCGGATTCAACGCCTGCAGCGCCTGAATCTGACACCATGCACTGTAGGCAGTTTCTTTCAGCGATGCAGTAAACTTAAGCGATTTCGTAGTCGATTCTCCGACGTACAAACAACGAGAGATGAACTGGCAAAACTAGAGCAGCATCATAAAGTATATAGTTGACCTAGGATTGCGTAGTCGATTCTCCGACGTACAAGGCCCGAAAAGATTGCCCATCCTATACAGTGTCAACATGAACAGGATGCAAGCGACAGATCCTACCAACAAGTACACATCTCGATCCAAGGGATCCATCGATCGTCGATGCATATATATGCTAGTAAACTCCTACCATGCAAGTTTCTGGCTCGAGGACTAGAATAATAGGGCATCTATTCAATGGTGCATGCAATTGATCGGGCGAGGCGACCCATGAAGGTGTGGAAGCTGCGTAGATAATTTGGCTCGATGTGAACTGATGGAGTAATGAGTGTAATCATGGATCCAGTTGTCCCTGCCCAGGTTCCGTTAATcgtgcttgtatatatatttccTAAGATCGATGCGGCACGACGCTGGAATACTCGTTGGACACAGCCCGAGACGGAGGCGAAGGCCGAGATGGGCCGGCCGGAACGGAGTCACTGCAGTCCAGCACTACTCCTACAAAAAAACATTTTACGAGACACCATATTTTTATTTCCGCTGCTATTTACAAAAGCATCCGTTTCTCAAAATAATTAGAGGCTCAATAGTCAATAGCCACTGATTTTTAGAGGCAGCCCTAGAAATAGAATTATTTTTATAAGAAAGAAGTCCGCCTTTATAAATAATTGATGGGTAAATAAATTCATAGCTTTTTTATATAAAGTCGAATAAAGATAAACTTTAAATCAAAATTACAGAACTCTACACGATGTGTAACTCTATAGTTGACAACCATTTATTTCAAAAGGTTTAAGTGCCCAAATATTAGTTTTATGTTCTGAACTTCTGATGTTGCAATTCACTTTTTATAATTTTTCAAAATGACCATGCATAGAGACATGGTCTATGC
It encodes:
- the LOC136487978 gene encoding glycine-rich cell wall structural protein 2-like, with product MATSTKLVALGFAVLLSIGFSNAARVVRLGSHAEAGGGGGGGGGGSGSTGGGYGGGSGGGGGFGIGKGAGNWWNNFGSSIAGGGGGGQGGGGGTNGGSGSGGGSGYGSGSSSTAASGPSSGNYANAEGKGAGGGMGGGANGGYGTGAGGGVGKGQGVSGVALAPGSDGYYNGGAADATGGGSGAGGGHGGGAAGAPSYGTGGGLGGGKGEAGSDGSWGSGYAEGIGAGTGGGGGGGSQGGSGGGGGSGSGSGSGGIH